Part of the Chloroflexota bacterium genome, GCGCGTGCGCCGGCTGGCCCTTTCCCGACCTCGCGCACGACCGTGAACACGTCCTTGATCGCTTCGAGGCGGTGGAGCACCCGGCTCAGCTTGTCGAGGCCGCTGACCTCGACGGTCGCCCAGACCGTTGCCGTCTGGTCCTTGTGGACGACGGCGGTCTGGGCCGTCATGCTCAACCCCTCGTCGGCCAGGAGCGCCGCCACGTCGCGCGCCAGCCCGACGCGGTCCCAGGCCTCGACCCGCACGGTGACGGGGAACATTGAGGCGCCGGTGCTGCCCCAATCGACCTGCACCAGCCGTTCCTGATCCTGCTCGTTCTTGACGCTGGCGCAGGCGCGGCGATGGACCGTCACGCCCTTGCCGCGTGTGATGTAGCCGATGATGTCGTCGCCGGGCACGGGGTTGCAGCAGTTCGCGAGGCGCGTGAGCAGATCCCCCACGCCCAGCACGCGGATAGCGCTGGTGCTCGGGATCGTCGCTCGGCGGAGGGTCGGGGCCTCGTCCACATCGTGCGGCGGCTTGAACTCGCTGCCGATCCGCATCGCCACCTGGTGCGGGTGGATGTCCCCGTAGCCGACCGCCGCCAGGAAGTCGTCGAGCTTCTCGTACTTGAACGTGGTCGCCACATCCTCAAGCTTGACGTTGTCGAACGAGAGCCGCTTCAGCTCCTTCTCGACCGCTTCCCTGCCGCGTGTGACGTTCTCGCCGCGCTGCTGCTTGCGGAACCACTGGCGGATCTTCTCGCGGGCGTTCGCGGTCTTGACGTAGCCGAGATTCGGGTTCAGCCAGTCGCGGCTCGGGCCTTTGGAGCCGCGCGCCGTGATGACCTCGACGATATCGCCGTTCTGCAGCTCGTGGTCGAGCGGCACCATCCGCCCGTTGACCTTCGCGCCGACGCACTGATGCCCGACGTCCGTGTGGACGCGATAGGCGAAGTCCAGGGGCGTCGCGCCCTCGGCCATCTCTTTGATCTCGCCGCGCGGCGTGAAGACGTAGACCTGCTCCTGGAACACATCGGTCCGCAGCGAGTCCACGAACGCCTGCGCGCCCTGCGCGACGTCGCGCTGCCAGTCCATCAACTGGCGCAGCCAGGCCACCTTGGCGTCGAAGTGCCCGTCCTGCCGCCGACCTTCCTTGTAGCGCCAGTGGGCGGCAACGCCGTACTCGGCAACCTGGTGCATCTCCGAGGTGCGGATCTGAATCTCGAGCGGGTGGCCCTCCAGGGCGACGACCGTCGTGTGGAGCGACTGGTAGCCGCTCTCCTTGCGATTGGCGATGTAGTCGTCGAACTGGCCCGGCATCGGCCGCCACAGGGCATGCACCTGCCCGAGCACGCTGTAGCACTCGGGCAGGGTGTCCACCAGCACGCGCACGGCCAGCAGGTCGTAGATCTGCGAGATGTCCGCCTGCCTGGAGCGCATCTTCCGGTAGATGCTGTAGATG contains:
- a CDS encoding bifunctional (p)ppGpp synthetase/guanosine-3',5'-bis(diphosphate) 3'-pyrophosphohydrolase, with amino-acid sequence MLETGAPAASEVSPSALLEQVSTYLTPSDVDAVRRAFEFARDAHEGQLRESGDPYITHPLAVTETVAELQLDATTVIAALLHDVAEDCDVSIADLETRFGPEVARLVDGVTKLSRVPWFHENGEQVFQPVDKQTIWAESMRKMFLAMADDIRVVLIKLADRLHNMRTLDARPVEKRRRVAQETMDIYAPLAARLGIGQIKWQLEDLSFRHLEPSIYKEIAGQLSNRRVEREEYIARVISRLREELESVGVQADITGRPKHIYSIYRKMRSRQADISQIYDLLAVRVLVDTLPECYSVLGQVHALWRPMPGQFDDYIANRKESGYQSLHTTVVALEGHPLEIQIRTSEMHQVAEYGVAAHWRYKEGRRQDGHFDAKVAWLRQLMDWQRDVAQGAQAFVDSLRTDVFQEQVYVFTPRGEIKEMAEGATPLDFAYRVHTDVGHQCVGAKVNGRMVPLDHELQNGDIVEVITARGSKGPSRDWLNPNLGYVKTANAREKIRQWFRKQQRGENVTRGREAVEKELKRLSFDNVKLEDVATTFKYEKLDDFLAAVGYGDIHPHQVAMRIGSEFKPPHDVDEAPTLRRATIPSTSAIRVLGVGDLLTRLANCCNPVPGDDIIGYITRGKGVTVHRRACASVKNEQDQERLVQVDWGSTGASMFPVTVRVEAWDRVGLARDVAALLADEGLSMTAQTAVVHKDQTATVWATVEVSGLDKLSRVLHRLEAIKDVFTVVREVGKGPAGARA